One part of the Girardinichthys multiradiatus isolate DD_20200921_A chromosome 10, DD_fGirMul_XY1, whole genome shotgun sequence genome encodes these proteins:
- the LOC124875331 gene encoding guanine nucleotide-binding protein subunit alpha-13-like: protein MADFLPSRSVLKVCLPACLLNNGEAEQIRKSKEIDRCLSREKTLVKRLVKILLLGAGESGKSTFLKQMRIIHGQDFDQQAREDFRGTIYSNVIKGIRVLVDAREKLHIPWGDPKNQQHGDMVMSFDTRSAKMANGQLAKTEFMMYFSAIKDLWADSGIQNAYDRRREFQLGESVKYFLDNLDKLSKSDYIPSQQDILLARKPTKGIHEYDFEIKNVPFKMVDVGGQRSERRRWFECFDSVTSILFLVSSSEYDQVLMEDRQTNRLRESLNIFETIVNNRVFVNVSIILFLNKMDLLEEKVKLVPLKDYFPEYTGPEHSLSDIQAFMVECFRAKRRDAMLKPLYHHFTTAINTENIRLVFRDVKDTILHDNLKQLMLQ from the exons ATGGCGGATTTCCTGCCGTCCAGGTCCGTGTTAAAAGTTTGTTTGCCCGCCTGCCTGCTTAACAATGGCGAGGCGGAACAGATCCGAAAATCCAAGGAGATTGATAGATGTCTGTCCCGGGAGAAAACGTTGGTGAAGCGGCTGGTGAAGATCCTACTGCTGGGCGCTGGCGAGAGCGGCAAGTCGACTTTCCTCAAACAAATGCGGATCATCCACGGCCAGGACTTCGACCAGCAAGCCCGAGAGGACTTCAGAGGCACGATTTACAGCAACGTTATCAAAG GTATCCGTGTGCTGGTGGACGCCCGGGAGAAGCTGCACATCCCATGGGGCGATCCGAAGAACCAGCAGCACGGCGACATGGTGATGTCCTTCGACACCCGGTCGGCCAAGATGGCAAACGGGCAGCTGGCGAAGACGGAGTTCATGATGTACTTCTCTGCCATCAAAGACCTGTGGGCGGACTCGGGCATTCAGAATGCATACGACCGGCGCCGGGAGTTTCAGCTG GGTGAGTCTGTGAAGTATTTCTTGGATAATCTGGATAAGCTCTCCAAGTCG GATTATATTCCCAGTCAACAGGACATCCTGCTGGCTCGTAAGCCCACCAAGGGCATCCACGAGTATGACTTTGAGATCAAGAACGTTCCCTTCAAGATGGTGGATGTCGGGGGGCAGCGGTCAGAGCGGAGACGCTGGTTCGAGTGTTTTGACTCTGTCACCTCCATTCTCTTCCTCGTGTCTTCCTCTGAATACGACCAG GTGCTGATGGAGGACAGGCAGACCAACCGACTGAGAGAGTCGCTCAACATCTTCGAGACCATCGTTAACAACCGCGTCTTCGTCAATGTCTCAATCATCCTCTTCCTGAACAAGATGGACCTGCTAGAAGAGAAGGTGAAACTCGTCCCGCTCAAAGACTACTTTCCTGAGTACACCGGGCCGGAGCACAGCCTGTCGGACATCCAGGCCTTCATGGTGGAGTGCTTCCGGGCCAAGAGGCGTGACGCCATGCTGAAGCCCCTGTACCACCACTTCACCACGGCCATCAACACGGAGAACATCAGGCTGGTGTTCCGGGACGTCAAGGACACCATCCTCCATGACAACCTCAAGCAGCTCATGCTCCAATGA